Below is a genomic region from Paraburkholderia sp. BL23I1N1.
CGTCGCGCGCGTTGCTGGTTCGCATGCTGATGCGCAAGGGCACGCTGTTCCGCGCCAGCCGTCTTTCCTATGACGAGATCGGTTGCCCCTTGCAGGCAGTTGCGCCTCTCGCCGCGCTCGGCTGGGTCGATACCGAACCGGGCCTGACGCTCGACGATTTGTTCGCGCTCACCACCCGCCCTGAGTTGCTGTTGATCTTTGCGGACGCCATCGCCTTGATTCCCGGCGCGAAGGGCCTGCGCAAACCCGATCTGCTGGAAACCCTGCGGCCGTTTTACGACCTTGAGGACGAAGACGGGGAAGGAGGCGCCGCTGTGCATTCGTTGTCCACATGGCACAGCGAGACCACCGACCGAGTCTTCCACGTCTCCATTGCGCCGCTTTGCGACCGTCTGCGGCTGATGTTCTTCGGCAATCTGCAGCAGGACTGGTCGGAGTTCGTGCTGGCCGATCTTGGCGTGTTCCAGTACGAGAAGGTTGCCTTTGCGCCGTCGTCGCGCGCATTCCAGCAACGTGCGGACGTGGACGTGTACCTTGCGTTGCATGCATGCCGCGAAGCACTCGACCGGCTGCCGCCGGGCGACCCGGAAGCTGGGGCAATCGACGAGCTCGTTGCCGTGATCGGGGCGATTGAAACTTCGAACCCCTGGCTCGAAACGCGTCGCGCGAAATTGCTGTTCCGTATCGGCCAACATTGCGAGCGTCAACAGAACTGGCCTGCGGCACTCGCCGTCTATGAGCGTTGCGCGTGGCCCGGCGCGCGCCATCGGCGCTTGCGTGTGCTCGAGCGCAGCGAACGATTCGACGAAGCCTTCGCCCTCGCTTCGCAAGCCGCTACCCGGCCTGAAAACGAAGAGGAAATGCAGCGCGTCGCGCGCATGTTGCCGCGTTTGCAGCGCAAGCGCGGCGAGCGGGTGGCGCGTGTGCCTGCTGCACGGCCGGTCGAGCGCAGCACACTGGTGCTGCCGAGGCCCGAGGCGCCGCAAGCGGTCGAATATGTTGCGCGCGATTATTTGACTTGCGAGTCGGCGCCGGTTCACTACGTCGAAAACGCGCTGATCAATTCGCTGTTCGGCTTGCTGTGCTGGGAGCCGGTGTTCGCGGCGCTGCCTGGCGCGTTTTTCCATCCGTTCCAGCGCGGGCCGGCCGATCTGCATGCGCCGGATTTTCATGCGCGCCGCGCGGAACAATTCGCGGCGTGTCTCGCGCAACTCGACAGCGGTGACTATCGCGAGACGATTCTGCGGCATCTCCAAAGCAAGGCAGGTCTGCAATCGCCGTTCGTATTACGGGGCTTGCTGACGCCGGAACTGGTCGTGCTGGCGCTCGATTGCCTGCCTGCCGCTCATCTGAAACTGTGGTTCGAGCGCCTGCTGCGCGACATCCGCGGCAACCGTTCAGGCCTGCCGGATCTGATCCGCTTCTGGCCGACCGAGCGCCGTTATGAGCTGATCGAAGTGAAAGGCCCCGGCGACCGCTTGCAGGACAACCAGATCCGCTGGCTCGCGTACTGCGCGCAACACGGCATGCCGGTGCGCGTGCTCGACGTGCGCTGGGCCGATGAGGACGTCGCCGTGCCCGAAGTGGCGGCAGAGGCCGCCCCATGACCTACACCGTCGCCGTGCGGGCGATGTGCGAATTCACCGCGAGGCGCGGCGATCTGGATCTGCGCTTCACACCCGCGCCCACCTCGCTGGAAGGCATGGCCGGTCACGTGACGGTCGCCGGGCGGCGCGCGTGCAGCTACGAAACCGAAATCGCGCTGACCGGCACGCACCGTGGTTTGACCGTGCGCGGCCGCGCCGACGGTTACGACCCGGCGGCAAACCGGCTGGAAGAGGTCAAGACCCATCGTGGCGCGCTCGAACGGATGCACGCCAATCATCGCGCGCTGCATTGGGCGCAGGCGCTGGTGTACGGCCATCTGCTGTGCCGCGCCCGCGGGCTCGCCGAATTGACGGTCGCGCTGGTGTACTTCGATATCGGCAGTCAGAAGGAAACCTCGCTGACTGAAACGCACACCGCGCGAGAGTTGGAGATCTTCTTCGTCGAGCATTGCGAGCGCTTTCTCGATTGGGCCGTGCAGGAAGAGGCCCATCGCGCCGCGCGCAATGCGGCGCTCAACGCCTTGCAGTTTCCGCATGGCGAATTCCGCAGCGGGCAGCGCGAACTGGCGGTGGCGGTGTATCGCGCGGCGCGTGACGGCAAGCCGTTAATGGCGCAGGCGCCTACCGGCATCGGCAAGACGCTGGCAACGATTTTTCCGCTGCTCAAGGCGTGCGCGTCCGAGCAGATCGACCGCGTGTTTTTCCTCACCGCGAAGACGCCGGGCCGCGCGCTCGCCCTCGATGCGATCGAAACGCTCCATCAAAGCGCCGCGCCGTCCGTTGCGCGGTTGCCGCTCAGAACGCTGGAACTGGTCGCGCGCGACAAGGCCTGTGAGCATCCCGACAAGGCCTGCAACGGGGAGTCCTGTCCGCTTGCGCACGGCTTCTACGACCGGCTCGACGCGGCTCGCAGCGCAGCGCTAGCCGGGCCGAGGCTCGATCGGGCGTCGGTGCGCGAAGCGGCGCTCGAACACGACGTCTGCCCGTACTATCTCGCGCAGGAGCTGGCGCGCTGGTCCGACGTGGTGGTCGGCGATTACAACTACTACTACGACAGTAGCGCGATGCTGTACGCGCTCACGCAGATCAATCAGTGGCGCGTCGGCGTGCTGGTCGACGAGGCGCACAACCTGCTCGACCGGGCGCGGCGCATGTACAGCGCGTCGCTCGATCAGGCGGCGTTCCGGCTCGTCCGCAAAACCGCGCCTGCCACGTTGAAGAAGCCACTCGAACGACTTCAGCGCGAGTGGAACGCCGTCAAGCGCGCGCAGACCGCCACCTATCAGGTCCACGCCGACGTGCCCGGCAAACTGCTGTCGGCCGCCCAGAATCTGATCGGCGCAGTGACGGATCAACTCGCCGATGCGCCGCTTTCGATCGACGAAGCGTCGCTGCGGTTTTTCTTCGACGCCATGCATTTCGTCGCGCTGGCGGAACAGTTCGGCGAGCATTCGATTTTCGATATCACGCTCACCAGGGATCGCTACGCGCCACGCGACAAAACGAGCGCCACGCTCTGTGTGCGCAACGTGATTCCGGGACCGTTCCTCGCGGGGCGCTACGCTGCCGCGCGCACCACGGTGATGTTCTCCGGCACGTTCAATCCGCACCATTTCTATCGCGACACGCTGGGTCTGCCCGAAGAGACGAACTGGCTCGACGTCGAAGGTCCGTTTCGCGCCGAGCAATTGCAGGTGCGTGTGGCGGGCAATGTATCGACGCGCTGGCGTGACCGCGAACGTTCGCTCGTGCCCATCGTCGATCTGATCGCGAAGCAGTACGCCGCGCAGCCGGGCAACTATCTCGGGTTTCTGAGCAGCTTCGAATATCTGCAGCGCGTGGTGGCGTTGATGCGCGAGCGTCATCCGGACCTGCCGGTATGGACCCAGGAACCGGGCATGGACGAAGCGGCGCGCGACGCGTTCCTCGCGCGCTTTCGCACTATGGGGCAGGGCGTGGGCTTCGCCGTGTTGGGCGGCGCGTTCTCCGAGGGCGTCGATCTGGTCGGTCAGCAGCTAATCGGCGCCTTCATCGCAACACTCGGCCTGCCGCAGATCAACGACGTCAACGAGCAGATGCGCCGCACGATGGACGCAAAGTTCGGCAACGGCTACGACTACACGTATCTGTATCCGGGCTTGCAGAAGGTGGTGCAGGCCGCGGGCCGGGTTATTCGCACGGAGCAGGATCAGGGTGTGGTGCACCTGATCGACGACCGTTACCGGCGTCCGGAAGTGCGTCGGCTGTTGCCGCGCTGGTGGCAGGTGCAGTAGGGAAGGGCAATAAGCGGCTCACCGTCGGCTCGCAACTTCATCTCTTTACCTCCCAGGTAATCGACCCGTGTACCGCCGCCAGGCAAAGTGGCGGCACGGCACAACGATTCCGACCCACGGCAAAGAGGCTTCCATGAACGCGACCGCACCGTATCTCACCGACGACCCCAACATCATCCGCACCGCCGACTACACGCGCCTTTTCTACCGCGACTGGGGACACGGCACGCCGATCGTGTTTCTGTCCGGCTGGACGCTGAATTCAGACATGTGGGTCTATCAGATGGAACCCCTGTCGCACCTCGGCTACCGTTGCATCGCTTATGACCGCCGCGGCCACGGCCGTTCGAGCGACACGGGGCGCGGCTACGATTTCGACACGCTCGCCGACGACCTCGATAGCGTGCTGACCACGCTCGAATTAACTAACGTGACGCTGGTGACGCACTCGATCGCGAGCGGCGAAGCAGTGCGCTATCTGACGCGGCATGGTTCGGAACGCGTGGCCCGGATTGCGTTCATCGCGCCCGCCGCCACGCCGTATCTGCTGAAAACCGAAGACAACCCGAACGGGATCGACGCCGCCCTGTTCGAGCAAGGCCGCCTCGCGCTGAGCCGTTCCTTCCCCGACTGGATCGAGGCCAATGCCGGACCTTACTTCGGCCCGGGCGTGTCGCGCGCACCGCTCGACTGGACGATCCGCATGATGCTGCAAACCTCGCATCAGGCCATGCTCGAACTCGCCCGCATTCAGACGATCACGGATTTCCGCGCGGAGCTGGCCCGCGTCCGGGTGCCGTCGCTGGTCGTGCATGGCGACTGCGACGCGTCCGCGCCGCTCGAACTCACGGGGCGGCCGACCGCGGCCCTGATCGAAGGCGCTTCACTGAACATCTATGCAGGCGCCGGCCACGGCCTGTACTTCACTCATGCGGAGAAACTGAACCAGGATTTGCTGGCGTTCCTGGGCCACCAGTCGGCTTAGGGGCGACGGGCAGTTGATCTTCCACCGGCGCGTCGGCCTTCGCGGCGGCCGCCGTTGAAGGCGGTTCGTCCTTCGCAGCGGCCGCGGGGGCGTCCTTCGCTGCGGCCCCAGGGACGCCATTCAGTGCGCCGTTCGATTCGACTTTGGCCGGCACGCTCTCCGGGTCCCACGTCAGCAAATGCCGCTGCGGATTCGCGATTTCGATGCCGCGCGCGCTGAACTGGTCGAGAATGCGCCGGTTGAATTCACGCTGCACGCCCCAGCGCGCGCTGTCGCGGCATTGGATCTGGCCGGCCAGCGTCACCGCCGAGCCATCCACGCCATCCACGCCCCAGAAGCTGAAGTCGGACAGAATGCCGTCCTTGAACTTTTCATCTTCGCGCAGCGCCGCGCCGATTTCCTTCAGCGTGTCGATCGCCAGATCGACGTCCTCGCCGAATACGATATTCACCTTCACCGCCGCATTGCCGAGTCCGCGATTGGTGTTGTTCACCGTCGAGACTGAACTGAACGGCACGGTGTATAGCGAGCCGTCGCCGCCGCGCAACCGCACGGTGCGGATCGACAGATATTCGACCGTGCCGGACACGCCCGCGAGCGTAACCCAGTCGCCGACCTGCATGGCGTTTTCCATCAACAGGAACATGCCGGTGATGAAATCCTGCACCAGCTTTTGCGAGCCGAAGCCGAGCGCCACACCGAAGATACTTGCGCCCGCCAGCAGCGGCCCAATGTTCACGCCGAGTTCGCTCAGGCCGGTGAGCACCACGACCAGCGCGATCGCGCAGAAGAGCACGCTGCGCAGCATCGGCAGCAGTGTGCGCAGACGCGCGGCACGCACCAGGTCGCCCGTGGTGGTCCAGAGGTCCAGCCGCTTCTCGATCGCGACGTTGGCGCTTTCCCATAGCAACAGCGCGATCGCGGCAGCGACACCGATCGTGATCAGCGCCGAAGCCAGCCGATGGCCGATCGAACCGGCGCGGAACAGCTCGCCCACGTCGACGCCCCATACCTGCAGCAGCGCGAGCGCGGTGATGATGCCGATGATCCAGATGACGACCCGCCGCAGCAGCGGGTAATAGCGATAGGCGTGCTGCTGTACAAGCGTCTTCTCCGCGTCGCCCTGTACGTTGAAAAGCCGCGCAATGGCGCCGAAAATCACGATCGCGACGACCCGCGCGCCCACCAGGATCGCGAGCGTAATCCCGCCGAGATGCAAGAGCGTGTGATAGCCGTTCTGCACGTCCAGCGCCCAGATAAACCACAGCGCCATCACGATGAACACCGCAAACCATGCCCACGCGTCGGCCAGCGCATTGCCGAACATTTCCAGCGATTTGCCCGCGGCGAAGCGCTTGCGGATCAATTCGCCGACCGGCTTCGCGCAATGCAGGATCAGGATCGAGATCATGATGTGGCCGGCGAGTGCGACCACCTTCATCAGCGCGAGATGCGCCGCGTCGTTCAGGCCGAGCGACTGCGCGATCTCCGCGATCGCCGATCCTGCGCCGACCACGGTGACGATCCGCACGATCCAGCGCTGCACGAAAACGGCCCACGCATCGCTCATGCGCAGCAGACGCAGGCGCGGCGCGGTGGGTTGCAGGAAGAAGCCGCTGGCGATCACGATCAGGCGGCACAACACGTAGATGTCGATTAGCGAATCGAGCGCACGGTCTTGCGGCGTGCCGTCTTCGGTGAAGACCGACATCAGCGCGCTCGCCGCGGCAACGAACACCGCCAGCGGCAACAGGCGCAGCACCATCGTCAGCAGCGCGCGAGGCAGACGCTGCAGAAGCGTCCAGTGATGCGCGGCGTGCTGCTTGCCTTTGGCTTCGATAGCCTTGCCGGTGGTGGGCGCGGGTGTGCTTGCGGACGCGCCAGGCTTCGCTGCTTGTGCCGTTGCTTCGGGAGAAACGAACGAAGCGGATGAAGCTGCTTTCGGCGCATCGGCCGGTTGCGGCGGAACGACAAAGGGCAGGTCGGCTTGCTTCGCCGCGTTGTCAGCGTTGTCAATGTCCCGCTCGCGACGCGCGGCGAGGGCCGCATACGCGCGACGCAACAGGCGACGCGCGAGCCATTCGAGACCAAGCGCGGGCAGCAGCGCCGCCAGCAGCGACCCTACAACGTGACCCAGCAGGCTACGCGCTTGCGGGTTGGTCGATTGCCAATGCCACCAGGCACGCACCGACGTTACGTCGAGCAGCGCGGCGACCGAACTGCGTAAGGACAGGCCGAAGCGCACCGCCCAATGCGCGCCTTGGCGCGCCAGTTGCGAAGCGAGGCCATTGGACTGGAATGCGCCCGGAGCTGGCGCGGCGCCGCCGCTGGCCGCGGCAGGGGCCGAAGCCGCCGCCGGCGCCGGCGGCGCGCTGAGCTCGCCCGCTGCGGCGATCGCCTGGAGCGTGTCGCTGACTTTCGCGCGGCGTGTGGGGTCGTTGAGGACGCCGAGGGCCTGACGGGCCTGTTCGGGCGTCAGGGTGAGCGCGGCGCTGGAGGCCGGGGATGCGGCGGCGGGTTGCGCCACGGCGGCAAAGACCGGCGAGGCGCTCAGGATGAGAAAAACGAGAAGCCAGGCTTGGAATATTTTGCGCATAGGGTGTAAGGCGGGGGTACCAGGTGCGGACGGTGGTGTGCCGGAACACGTGAATCGGTTCGGCGGCGTGACCTTGAACCGACACGGGTTGGGTCGTACAAGTTCCATCCGGGGGGCTTTCGGTGGTCACCTGGTGCTTGCCTGGCCGGTTCGAATTGTAACGGCAGGCAGCAAAAAGCCTGCCTGCCCACCGGCGTCGCCAGCCCCGATGGACCCGCAGCCCCTGCGACGCCTATTCCGTTGCGTCCACCGTGCCCATTGCCGCCACCCCGAGTGTGCCTTCGACCACCTCGGTGAAGGTGCGCTCTTCACGCAGGATGAAGCGCTTGGTCTGCGCGAACTGGAAATTTTCCCGCGCCTCGAAGTCGGTTCGCAGCCGTGCCCGATAGGTTTCATACGCGGCGAGGCTGTCGAACGCAATCAAGCCCCAGGCGACGTCGTTGGTCCCTTCGTGGGGCAGAAAGTAGCCGATCAGATGGCCGCCGCAGCGCGGAATGATGCGGCCCCAGTTGCGAGCGTAGTCGTTGAAGGCATCGCGTTGGAATGGGTCGATCTGATAACGGATAAAGCAGGTAATCGACATATGCAAGCTCCCGATCGGGTCGTGGTGGTCTGAGGTCACTGGGTACCAGTATGGGACGCGGTTGCGCTCGACGTTTCACTGTTTTCCGAACTGTCGATGAAATAGCGCTGCCGTGCTAGGGCTCGCGTGGCGAGCGGATAGTCAACGCCGCCAGAACGGCGCCGGCCAGTGCGCAAAACGCCGACACCAGCGCCACCGCCCGCAGCGCCGCGCCCAAGGCCTCCGTTTGAGCCCGGGTCACTTCGGCATGCGAAACGCTTTGCGCGGCACCGGACGGCGCCTCGTCCGCATCCGTACCGGCTTCTGCCAGACTTGCCGACTGACGCGCAGCCTGACGCACCTCCTGAGGGATATTCAACGCATCGAGCCGCGCGTCGAGCGCCGCGTCGTGCGACCAGACGAACACGATCCCGAGCACGGCAATCGCCAGCAGACTCGCCACCCTGGCGACGGCGTTATTGATACCCGAGGCGACGCCTGTCCGCGCGGCGGATACGGATGTCATCACGGTCGTCGTCAGGGGTGCGACGGTAATCGTCATGCCGAGCCCGAGCACGACAAGCGCTGGAAAAAAGCCGCGCCAATAGTCACCGCGTACCCAGGGCAGCGTGAGCATCGCAAAGCCGATTGCCGCGATTCCCGGCCCGATACCCAGCAGGGCGCGCGCGCCATAACGGCTCGTCAAGCCGCCGGTGAAACGCGATAACAGGCCGATTGTGACCGGCACCGGCAGCAATGCGGCGCCTGCCTCGGTCGCGCTATAGCCATACGCGCGGATCAGCGTGAACGGCAGGAAGAACAGCGCGCCGCCCAGCCCGAAGTAGAGCAGCAACGTGACGAGGTTCGCGCCGACGAAGTCGCGCGAATGGAACACGTCAAGCGGCATCATCGGATTGCGGGTCCTCGCTTCGAGCGCGACGAAGCCGCTCAGCACGAGCAGGCCGCCGAGGATCAATGCCAGCACCCAGCGGTCGCCGAAGCCGCGCGCCGAGGCGAGGGTCAAGCCGTAGGTCAACGCGGCGAGCCCCGCGGCCGCTGTGACGGCGCCCGGCCAGTCGAGCCTGGGCAGCGTGCGCCCTTTCGGCGCAGGGTCCGTGCCGGTGGTATCGTCTTGCCGGCTATCCGGCACGGCGATGACCGCCAGCGCGATGGTTGCGCACGCAATCGGTACGTTCAGAAAGAAAATCGACCGCCACGAAAATGCATCGACGAGCCAGCCGCCCGCCACCGGCCCGAGCGCCGACGTGATCGCGCCGACGCCGGCCCAGGTGCCGATCGCCCGGCCACGCTCCTTGTCGTCGAACACCGCGCCGATGATGGCGAGACTGCTCGGCACCAGCAGCGCCGCACCGATGCCTTGCACGGCGCGCGCCGCGATCAGGGCGCCAGCGCCAGGCGCTACGCCGCAGCCGATCGAGGCCAGCGTGAACAAACCGATTCCCGCGATAAACACGGTGCGCCGGCCGAGCGTGTCGCCGAGCGAGCCGCCCACCAGCACTAGCGCGCCGAGAAACAGCAGATACGCGTTGACCACCCACTGGATCGCCGCGACGCTCGCGCCCAATTCGGTCTGGATCGACGGCAGCGCGACGTTGACCACGGAGCCGTCGATGAACGCCATGCTCGAACCGAGGATGGTCGCGGCAAGCGCAAGCTTTTTGCGCCTGCACGGGTAATCGAGGCTAAGGGGCTGGGCGCCGATGGCGAGCGTGTCGCACGGGCTCGCCTGGGCGGGGAGGACGGAAGAGGGGCGCCCCACAAGATCAAACCAGCGAGGACGCCTGCCGCTCCGCCTCTTCATCGGCATCCGCGCCGCCGTTGGCATTCGTCGCGCGGCTGGTCACCGGTTCCTGATGCAGCCGGTTCGCATGCATCAGGCGGTACAGCGTCGCGCGGGAAATGCCGAGTTCGGCCGCGGCCTCGGACAATTTATAGCCGTGCCGCTGCAACGCGTGCTCGATGGCGTCCTTTTCGGCCTTGCTGCGGATCTCCGCCAGCGTCACGGCCGGGCCGTTGTCGGCTTCCGGCAAGCCAAGGTCGCTCGCCGTGATAAAGCGCCCCTCGCTCATCACCACGGCACGGCGCACGCAGTTGATCAGCTCGCGCACGTTGCCCGGCCACGGATAGTTAGACATGGCGACAATCGCGTCGCTCGACAGCCCGCGCAGTTTGCGCGCGCCGTCCTGCTTGTACATGCTGAGCGCATAGTTGGCGAGCAGCTTGATGTCGCCGCCGCGCTCGCGCAACGGCGGCTCGACGAGCCGCAGCACACACAGGCGGTGATACAGGTCGGAGCGGAAGCGGCCGTCTTCGACGGCTTTGTCCAGATCGACGTGGGTCGCCGAAATCACCCGTGCGTCGACGTTGATCGGCCCATTGCCACCCAGCCGTTCGATGGTGCCTTCCTGCAGAAATCGCAGCAGCACCGCCTGGCACTCGTGCGGCATGTCGCCGATTTCGTCCAGAAACAGGGTGCCCTCGTTAGCGCTTTCGATCCGGCCGATCT
It encodes:
- a CDS encoding VRR-NUC domain-containing protein, coding for MATDAPSDFRADALYYLLNFERALAWLAERYDDLLDAHEHGFLREFAALPQPSRALLVRMLMRKGTLFRASRLSYDEIGCPLQAVAPLAALGWVDTEPGLTLDDLFALTTRPELLLIFADAIALIPGAKGLRKPDLLETLRPFYDLEDEDGEGGAAVHSLSTWHSETTDRVFHVSIAPLCDRLRLMFFGNLQQDWSEFVLADLGVFQYEKVAFAPSSRAFQQRADVDVYLALHACREALDRLPPGDPEAGAIDELVAVIGAIETSNPWLETRRAKLLFRIGQHCERQQNWPAALAVYERCAWPGARHRRLRVLERSERFDEAFALASQAATRPENEEEMQRVARMLPRLQRKRGERVARVPAARPVERSTLVLPRPEAPQAVEYVARDYLTCESAPVHYVENALINSLFGLLCWEPVFAALPGAFFHPFQRGPADLHAPDFHARRAEQFAACLAQLDSGDYRETILRHLQSKAGLQSPFVLRGLLTPELVVLALDCLPAAHLKLWFERLLRDIRGNRSGLPDLIRFWPTERRYELIEVKGPGDRLQDNQIRWLAYCAQHGMPVRVLDVRWADEDVAVPEVAAEAAP
- a CDS encoding ATP-dependent DNA helicase; translation: MTYTVAVRAMCEFTARRGDLDLRFTPAPTSLEGMAGHVTVAGRRACSYETEIALTGTHRGLTVRGRADGYDPAANRLEEVKTHRGALERMHANHRALHWAQALVYGHLLCRARGLAELTVALVYFDIGSQKETSLTETHTARELEIFFVEHCERFLDWAVQEEAHRAARNAALNALQFPHGEFRSGQRELAVAVYRAARDGKPLMAQAPTGIGKTLATIFPLLKACASEQIDRVFFLTAKTPGRALALDAIETLHQSAAPSVARLPLRTLELVARDKACEHPDKACNGESCPLAHGFYDRLDAARSAALAGPRLDRASVREAALEHDVCPYYLAQELARWSDVVVGDYNYYYDSSAMLYALTQINQWRVGVLVDEAHNLLDRARRMYSASLDQAAFRLVRKTAPATLKKPLERLQREWNAVKRAQTATYQVHADVPGKLLSAAQNLIGAVTDQLADAPLSIDEASLRFFFDAMHFVALAEQFGEHSIFDITLTRDRYAPRDKTSATLCVRNVIPGPFLAGRYAAARTTVMFSGTFNPHHFYRDTLGLPEETNWLDVEGPFRAEQLQVRVAGNVSTRWRDRERSLVPIVDLIAKQYAAQPGNYLGFLSSFEYLQRVVALMRERHPDLPVWTQEPGMDEAARDAFLARFRTMGQGVGFAVLGGAFSEGVDLVGQQLIGAFIATLGLPQINDVNEQMRRTMDAKFGNGYDYTYLYPGLQKVVQAAGRVIRTEQDQGVVHLIDDRYRRPEVRRLLPRWWQVQ
- a CDS encoding alpha/beta fold hydrolase; the protein is MNATAPYLTDDPNIIRTADYTRLFYRDWGHGTPIVFLSGWTLNSDMWVYQMEPLSHLGYRCIAYDRRGHGRSSDTGRGYDFDTLADDLDSVLTTLELTNVTLVTHSIASGEAVRYLTRHGSERVARIAFIAPAATPYLLKTEDNPNGIDAALFEQGRLALSRSFPDWIEANAGPYFGPGVSRAPLDWTIRMMLQTSHQAMLELARIQTITDFRAELARVRVPSLVVHGDCDASAPLELTGRPTAALIEGASLNIYAGAGHGLYFTHAEKLNQDLLAFLGHQSA
- a CDS encoding mechanosensitive ion channel family protein, producing the protein MRKIFQAWLLVFLILSASPVFAAVAQPAAASPASSAALTLTPEQARQALGVLNDPTRRAKVSDTLQAIAAAGELSAPPAPAAASAPAAASGGAAPAPGAFQSNGLASQLARQGAHWAVRFGLSLRSSVAALLDVTSVRAWWHWQSTNPQARSLLGHVVGSLLAALLPALGLEWLARRLLRRAYAALAARRERDIDNADNAAKQADLPFVVPPQPADAPKAASSASFVSPEATAQAAKPGASASTPAPTTGKAIEAKGKQHAAHHWTLLQRLPRALLTMVLRLLPLAVFVAAASALMSVFTEDGTPQDRALDSLIDIYVLCRLIVIASGFFLQPTAPRLRLLRMSDAWAVFVQRWIVRIVTVVGAGSAIAEIAQSLGLNDAAHLALMKVVALAGHIMISILILHCAKPVGELIRKRFAAGKSLEMFGNALADAWAWFAVFIVMALWFIWALDVQNGYHTLLHLGGITLAILVGARVVAIVIFGAIARLFNVQGDAEKTLVQQHAYRYYPLLRRVVIWIIGIITALALLQVWGVDVGELFRAGSIGHRLASALITIGVAAAIALLLWESANVAIEKRLDLWTTTGDLVRAARLRTLLPMLRSVLFCAIALVVVLTGLSELGVNIGPLLAGASIFGVALGFGSQKLVQDFITGMFLLMENAMQVGDWVTLAGVSGTVEYLSIRTVRLRGGDGSLYTVPFSSVSTVNNTNRGLGNAAVKVNIVFGEDVDLAIDTLKEIGAALREDEKFKDGILSDFSFWGVDGVDGSAVTLAGQIQCRDSARWGVQREFNRRILDQFSARGIEIANPQRHLLTWDPESVPAKVESNGALNGVPGAAAKDAPAAAAKDEPPSTAAAAKADAPVEDQLPVAPKPTGGPGTPANPGSVSPHE
- a CDS encoding NIPSNAP family protein; this translates as MSITCFIRYQIDPFQRDAFNDYARNWGRIIPRCGGHLIGYFLPHEGTNDVAWGLIAFDSLAAYETYRARLRTDFEARENFQFAQTKRFILREERTFTEVVEGTLGVAAMGTVDATE
- a CDS encoding MFS transporter, which encodes MKRRSGRRPRWFDLVGRPSSVLPAQASPCDTLAIGAQPLSLDYPCRRKKLALAATILGSSMAFIDGSVVNVALPSIQTELGASVAAIQWVVNAYLLFLGALVLVGGSLGDTLGRRTVFIAGIGLFTLASIGCGVAPGAGALIAARAVQGIGAALLVPSSLAIIGAVFDDKERGRAIGTWAGVGAITSALGPVAGGWLVDAFSWRSIFFLNVPIACATIALAVIAVPDSRQDDTTGTDPAPKGRTLPRLDWPGAVTAAAGLAALTYGLTLASARGFGDRWVLALILGGLLVLSGFVALEARTRNPMMPLDVFHSRDFVGANLVTLLLYFGLGGALFFLPFTLIRAYGYSATEAGAALLPVPVTIGLLSRFTGGLTSRYGARALLGIGPGIAAIGFAMLTLPWVRGDYWRGFFPALVVLGLGMTITVAPLTTTVMTSVSAARTGVASGINNAVARVASLLAIAVLGIVFVWSHDAALDARLDALNIPQEVRQAARQSASLAEAGTDADEAPSGAAQSVSHAEVTRAQTEALGAALRAVALVSAFCALAGAVLAALTIRSPREP
- a CDS encoding sigma-54 dependent transcriptional regulator; this translates as MNTTCTPVDAERTVLYVSDSPDQDLTRFLASSGWQAVHARSTAVAERMIERGNIKVGLVELPNDCTSQHLSALASCMRRVETNWVAQIAPGQSENELVSRFILDYCFDFVTRPWLNERLVFALGHAHGLSSLRHEPTTPEPSLGRHGMVGQCEAMQQLYRRIDKCGVTEAPVFVAGESGTGKELTARAIHDRSQRAGRAFVAINCAAIPPSLLQAELFGHERGAFTGALQRKIGRIESANEGTLFLDEIGDMPHECQAVLLRFLQEGTIERLGGNGPINVDARVISATHVDLDKAVEDGRFRSDLYHRLCVLRLVEPPLRERGGDIKLLANYALSMYKQDGARKLRGLSSDAIVAMSNYPWPGNVRELINCVRRAVVMSEGRFITASDLGLPEADNGPAVTLAEIRSKAEKDAIEHALQRHGYKLSEAAAELGISRATLYRLMHANRLHQEPVTSRATNANGGADADEEAERQASSLV